From Haemorhous mexicanus isolate bHaeMex1 chromosome 1, bHaeMex1.pri, whole genome shotgun sequence, one genomic window encodes:
- the DECR1 gene encoding 2,4-dienoyl-CoA reductase [(3E)-enoyl-CoA-producing], mitochondrial, which produces MAAAARLWRRGVRGPCVFGAGRFFSRGPNVLHQDSSAPQAAFFSPLQKVMLPPNTYQGKVAFITGGGTGLGKGMTTALSSLGAKCVIASRKLDVLKGTADEISSKTGNKVHAIQCDVRDPVSVKNAVAETIQVAGHPDVVINNAAGNFISPSERLSANAWKTITDIVLNGTAFVTLEIGKELIKVKKGAAFLAITTIYAESGSGFVLPSASAKAGVEAMSKSLAAEWGRYGMRFNVIQPGPIKTKGAFSRLDPTGKFEKMMIERIPCGRLGTIEEIANLAAYFCSDYASWVNGAVIRMDGGEYVSMAGEFNALKGVTKEQWDMMEAMIRKTKGS; this is translated from the exons atggcggcggcggcgcggctgTGGCGGCGCGGGGTGCGCGGCCCCTGCGTGTTCGGCGCCGGGCGG tttttcagcCGTGGGCCAAATGTGCTGCATCAAGACAGCAGTGCACCACAAGCTGCATTCTTCTCACCTCTTCAAAAAGTGATGTTGCCACCAAATACCTATCAAGGGAAAGTGGCCTTTATAACTGGTGGAGGTACTGGGCTTGGCAAAGGGATGACTACAGCTTTGTCCAGTTTAGGTGCCAAGTGTGTTATAGCAAGCCG GAAGCTGGATGTTTTGAAAGGAACAGCAGACGAAATTTCATCTAAAACAGGGAATAAG GTTCATGCCATCCAGTGTGATGTGAGAGATCCTGTTTCTGTTAAGAATGCTGTTGCTGAAACAATCCAAGTGGCAGGACATCCTGAT GTTGTGATAAACAACGCAGCTGGAAACTTTATTTCCCCTTCTGAACGACTTTCTGCTAATGCCTGGAAAACAATAACTGATATTGTACTTAATGGTACTGCTTTTGTAACTCTGGAAATTGGAAAGGAGctaattaaagtaaaaaaag GAGCAGCATTCCTGGCTATTACAACAATTTATGCAGAGAGTGGTTCAGGATTTGTGTTGCCGAGTGCCTCTGCCAAAGCTGGTGTAGAAGCAATGAGCAA GTCTCTTGCGGCTGAATGGGGTAGATATGGCATGAGATTCAATGTGATTCAACCAGGTCCAATAAAAACAAAG GGTGCTTTTAGCCGCCTTGACCCCACAGGCAAATTTGAGAAGATGATGATTGAGAGGATTCCCTGTGGTCGTCTGGGAACTATAGAAGAAATTGCAAATCTTGCTGCATATTTCTGCAGTGACTATGCAAGCTGGGTTAATGGAGCA GTTATCAGAATGGATGGTGGAGAATATGTTTCTATGGCAGGAGAATTCAACGCTTTGAAGGGG GTTACCAAAGAGCAGTGGGATATGATGGAAGCAATgattagaaaaacaaaaggctCCTAA